In the Cygnus atratus isolate AKBS03 ecotype Queensland, Australia chromosome 10, CAtr_DNAZoo_HiC_assembly, whole genome shotgun sequence genome, AAGTAGATAACGATACCTTTTTTTATCCACTTTAAAATCTATGAGAAATAGTCATCTGTTCGGTAACAACAGCTTATATCTCATGTAATACTTATCTGTTTCATACAAAAATTTATATTCTCTGTTCACCAAAAACATGTTGGAAACTTACTGTGATTCAtgaactgtaattttaaaacactacATGTTAAAGCCACTGTGTAGCACAAGTATTTTGCAGGaagcaaacagcaaagagaTTATGGAGGAAACAGAAAGTGTAGAATTGAAGATACTTATCAGGACCTCCTCTAGAGCACACACTTTCCCTCAATTTTAAtaaggttacttttttttttttttttttttttttttttttactgtttcttaaCTTCATCCTCCAGAGGACAAATCCTTTGGATAACTGAATGAGCATAGCTGAAACCACAAAATGAACTAACaacctctgaaatatttttgaagtcttattttatttttttcaagtgaacTGATAACACTAAAAAAGTCTTGTAAATACTTTTGAAGGGATTCTAACAAAAGGATAAATCTCTTCTCAGACTTGTGACATAACATCAACAATAGCTGATGATGtggcacaatttttttttttactggccAATCAGAAGAGGGGCTAAGgctattattttgctttgccttcccACAAGGCTCCTCACCACAAAATATGGCTTAGAGACATCTTTTGTTCCTCCAGCTGTGTTAGGTTATTGCTCAGATGATTTCACCAGCACACTAAGTTGCTCCCCTCTACAACTTGAGCTTCCCAGACTTCCAAAGAGTAAGTTTTCTTGGtaaacaggaacaaaagaaccaattgtgttatttttgcagttaGGAGTGAGTCATGCATGTTATATAAGTTTTAGATTTCAGCTAGTAAACTGCTTGTAAATACAGTTActaagctttgatttttttacagATAGCAGACAATCATGCTTGTatgattttctattttctttcagctttgtaAGTATGCAGTTTGTCATGTTGTGTGCATCTGACTTGCTTCCCCCATTACCAAGTTTCAGCTGAcataattctttgttttcaagatAGTGGGTTCTTAGAAAAAAGTCACGAAGAAGGATTAGTATCTCAGTGCTGAGACGTGAACTGCAAGCTTGTAAGGGGATTAACATTCTACCAAATATGCACTCAGCTACAGCAAAGGTataaaaaccccacaaaataCAAGCTCCTCTCCCTCTGTAACACAAGAGACTTTGCAAGAGACTTTGATACCTATTACTTCTGATTGGACATGTGGTGATTATAGTTCTTCCCTTTACCTTGTCCACCTGACAACTGAATTGTGTGAATGCCTAAGCAAGCTTTTTCTTCAAACAGTGCAAGACTTTGCACAGTTATTCCTCCTGGTTTCTAAGGACTAATAATTTCTATTCTCAGGGCCACAATAATCACAAACTTTGTGACACCAAGCAGAAGTGCTGAGAGGCTAGAACCAGAAGATGAAGCTAAGTTTCTGGACAGGAAAACCAGGAGCAAGGGTCTAATAGGAATCACAACACAACCAAGAACATGAAACAGGCTGGAGGAACAGATTGCATCcgttcaagaaaaaaatcaagtcacaATACTGACAGAATTTATATAGGTAGACACCAGCAGCTCTGACTGGGAGTTAGAAATACGGCATAAAGGTATTCTTCCAATATATACTGCCTTAAATCTCAAAAGCTATTAATTCCTCCTGAAGCACAGTATTGCTTCCCTGACCCAACAAGTGTCTGCACGGTTTGTCAGCACTGCGCATTTATATCATGCATGTAGGGGTGGGCTGGGTCTCACGTAGACATTCCTGCTACTTTTATTAGCTCAGATATGTCTGACAATGCTATGGGGATATGGAGACCCTGGCTTTGCCAAGGACCTACATACAGTGTGGTTCTCAACAACTGACTCTACCCAAccctgtttttaaatttaatgagTTATTGATACTTCGTTAAAGGAGCATTACAATACAACTGATGCAAAGTCAGAAATTTGAGTTAGACAATACCACAATTGATAACAACCACCCATCGTTGCACACTATCTTGTATCCAACACAGGAGGATCAGGAGAAAATATGCAACTTCAGAGTTTTGTTACAACTTTTCTTAAGACTCCCTCTCTCCTTCAATTCATTGAATACATCATGCTTTGGGAATCAGCagtatgaaacagaaaatgagcatCTGTGAATCTTGTCTCTTTGATATCATAGAAACGTCGTTTGGAAGTGATGTTTGGAGATAGCCTGCTGCTCAAAGTGTGTCCATCTCCAACACAACTTTTGTGCTGTGCAAGTTCCTAGTGAGAGAACTAACATTTTAAGTATCAGttgttttcatcttcaaataatttaataagGTTACACAGGTTTTTTCAAAGgtctgagaaataaatattccatgGGAATTTCATCTGCACCCATTTAAAGCTGATTTCTAAGGTTGATGTTTAACCCGTTAAACTGGAAAGAACGCAGCATCTAAGATTTCTAATACAAACACCGGTCTGTACCATTTCACATGTGTTTCTTTTGCAACTTATTTTAATGTATGACAGAGAAGAATGAAGACTGggattatttttcctgctaCTTCTCACAGATGTCATGGTACCCCTCAGTAAAAGACACAGCACAGGTAGAAAGTTCTTCCTTATGcaaattcaaagaaaacttaTGTTTACTTCAAGGCcactatatttatttatggcaGTTTCTTGGAAGATCtgaattaaaattgcttttgctgctgtggtggttttaccctgctggatagctgaactccaccacaaccactctcacttaccctccccccccccccccccccccgccccgagaagaagagggggggaaaaagtatgctggaaaggaaaaagaaaaaaaaaagctcacaggTTGtgataaggataatttaattaaagggaaacagaaaagagaaaaagcaagcaaaggctGTGCAGAAGCACAAAGAGAAATGTTATTCTCTACTGCCCATCAACAAGTGATGTTTGACCAcatcccaggaagcagggcctcaatacatGTAGTGGTTGTTTGGGAAGATGGATGTCTTCATAATGAGAGACCTCCCCCcgcttcttcccctttcccacctttcaTTGCTGAGTGTGACCTCGTATATGGCATATCCCTTCGGTgggtttaggtcagctgcccacctcttgcccacctcCAGCCTACTGGCTTTGGGGGGGGTTGGAGAGTGTCTTGCTGCTGTGTCAGCACTGCCCATTGGGAGACCAAACACGGGTGTGAAACCAGGGCTGTTCTAGCTGCAGGCGCAGACCACAGCACCGTATGGGCCTGCAGGGAGAGgcaactccatcccagccagacccagtacagctACTAGTGCCACTGACAGTGCTcccaagaaaatacattattctgCTTATTTACATTAGTTTAATACTGCTGCTTCTTAAAACCGATAAGCTTGTATGTGATTTAGCTTACGATTATCTggtaaacttattttttccttctcatcaaCAGAGTACAACATACAGTTCTAAATATGGGGATTCTGAGCCAGCTATCGATCATTTACCTCCTCTGGACTGCTATGGTCTTTTGTCAATACGAAGACTATGATTTTGGGGATGAATATGATGAGGAGCCGGATCATCAGCATTCCTATTATTTTAATCCAAGTCCACAAGCTGAAGTTCCCCGCTTTCCTACACCAGTCGAGTGTGCCAGAGAATGCTTTTGTCCACCAGCTTTTCCACTATCAATGTACTGTGATCACCGTAAACTTAAGATGATACCAAATATCCCTGCTCACATCCAACAACTCTACCTGCAAAACAATGATATTGAAGCTGTACCTGCAGGACCGTTCACTAATGTTaccattttaagagaaattaatCTCAGCCACAACAAAATTAAGTTTCATATGATTGACCATGGTGTTTTTGCCAAACTGTCAAATTTAGTGCAGCTTCATTTACAGCATAATGAATTAGAAGAATTTCCATTCCCACTCCCAAGCTCTCTTGAGCGACTCCTCCTTGGTTTCAATAAGATTTCTCAGTTATCCGGAAATGCATTGGAAGGATTACCAAACATAACCATGCTTGACCTTTGCAATAACTTTCTTGATGACTCCGTACTCAAAGGAAAACGCTTTTCAGTCATGAAAAATTTAATGCAAATCAACTTATGCAACAATAAATTAGAGACTATGCCTCCTGATCTACCATCATCACTTATGTATCTCTCTCTTGAAAATAACTCGATTTCATATATTCCAGAAAACTATTTCAGCAGACTTCCAAAAATCATTGCTCTAAGAATGTCCCACAACAACCTGCAGAACATTCCATACAACACCTTTAATCTACCTAACCTTTTAGAACTTAATCTTGGACATAACAAATTGAAACAATTATTCTACATTCCAAGAAGTCTGCAGCATTTGTATATTGAAGACAATGACATTGAAAGTATGTTGATGTAattcttgaaaagcaaaaaatgtagTGGATTTTGGGGTTGGTTGTGAA is a window encoding:
- the OMD gene encoding osteomodulin, whose protein sequence is MGILSQLSIIYLLWTAMVFCQYEDYDFGDEYDEEPDHQHSYYFNPSPQAEVPRFPTPVECARECFCPPAFPLSMYCDHRKLKMIPNIPAHIQQLYLQNNDIEAVPAGPFTNVTILREINLSHNKIKFHMIDHGVFAKLSNLVQLHLQHNELEEFPFPLPSSLERLLLGFNKISQLSGNALEGLPNITMLDLCNNFLDDSVLKGKRFSVMKNLMQINLCNNKLETMPPDLPSSLMYLSLENNSISYIPENYFSRLPKIIALRMSHNNLQNIPYNTFNLPNLLELNLGHNKLKQLFYIPRSLQHLYIEDNDIEMLNVTLMCPSIDPMNTKQLTYIRVDQNKLTTPMSTYAFFCFPHIRTIYYGEQNGNVNKSTQLRTPVFRRLLTPEEYDETEDDHETHDQETEEDREEENNYFYPYLQ